A window of Pedobacter lusitanus contains these coding sequences:
- the bglX gene encoding beta-glucosidase BglX — protein sequence MRTKTSLFFLTAVFCANSLVAQQKKTVSAHEQKMNAHIAQLKSEKTKMNAFIDELMSKMTLDEKIGQLNLPAVGFDVTGPILSQGVDEKIEKGLVGGVFNTFTPQAVRKLQELAMTKSRLKIPLLFGYDIVHGHKTIFPIPLGLSASWDMGLIEKSARIAAREASADGLNWTFSPMVDIARDPRWGRISEGSGEDPYLGSLIGAAMVRGYQTNSLANKDAILACVKHFALYGAAEGGRDYNTTDMSLIRMYNEYLPPYKAAVDAGAETVMVSFNDINGIPATANKWLLTDLLRNQWGFKGFVVSDYTGVSELIPHGLGDLQTVSAKALEAGTDMDMVSEGFLTTLKQSLKEKKITQSVIDLACRRILESKYKLGLFEDPYKYVDEERAKTEILSVQNRLDARNIAAASMVLLKNNNQLLPLKKNAKIALIGPLADNKRDMIGNWSAAGDWKKAISVLEGLKNVAPEMDITYAKGANLVDNAAILKQINFNGADIIADAKSPQQLIDEAVATAKKADIAVVVLGESALMGGEATSRTNLDLLPNQKELLKALTATGKPVVLVLMNSRPLTLEWEDANVPAILETWFSGTESGNAIADVLVGNYNPAGKLTATFPKNVGQIPLYYNHKNTGRPYDGISNEKFKSRYIDSSNDPLYPFGFGLSYTDFSFSPVKLDKSSMKSGQTIKATVEVKNTGNFDGQEVVQLYLQDIYGSVTHPVKELKGFQKIFLKKGESKQITFTIDTEMLKFYNTDLKFAAESGDFNVFTGPNSRDVSSAKFSFTL from the coding sequence ATGAGAACAAAGACTTCCTTATTTTTCCTGACGGCTGTTTTCTGTGCAAACTCTTTAGTTGCACAACAGAAAAAAACCGTTAGCGCGCATGAACAGAAAATGAATGCCCACATCGCTCAGCTAAAGTCTGAAAAGACAAAGATGAATGCCTTCATTGATGAGCTGATGTCTAAAATGACGCTGGATGAAAAAATCGGACAACTTAACCTTCCGGCGGTAGGTTTCGATGTAACAGGCCCGATCTTGAGTCAGGGTGTGGATGAAAAAATTGAAAAAGGCCTGGTAGGAGGTGTTTTCAATACATTTACTCCGCAGGCTGTGCGTAAACTGCAAGAACTTGCTATGACTAAATCACGCCTGAAAATCCCTTTGTTATTTGGTTATGATATAGTACATGGTCATAAAACAATATTCCCTATCCCTTTGGGATTAAGTGCCAGCTGGGATATGGGCCTGATTGAGAAAAGTGCACGTATTGCTGCAAGAGAAGCAAGTGCTGATGGTTTGAACTGGACCTTTTCTCCTATGGTGGATATTGCAAGAGATCCGAGATGGGGAAGAATTTCTGAAGGTTCTGGTGAAGATCCTTATCTGGGTTCATTAATCGGCGCTGCCATGGTTAGAGGTTATCAGACCAACAGCCTGGCGAATAAAGATGCGATACTGGCTTGTGTAAAACACTTCGCTTTGTATGGTGCAGCTGAAGGTGGAAGAGATTATAATACGACGGATATGAGTCTGATCAGAATGTATAACGAATATCTGCCTCCTTATAAAGCAGCTGTTGATGCTGGTGCTGAAACAGTAATGGTGTCTTTCAATGATATTAACGGCATACCGGCGACTGCCAATAAATGGTTATTAACTGATTTATTACGCAATCAGTGGGGTTTCAAAGGTTTTGTTGTCAGCGATTATACAGGTGTATCTGAGTTGATTCCGCATGGTTTGGGAGATTTGCAAACTGTTAGTGCAAAGGCGCTGGAGGCAGGAACTGATATGGACATGGTTAGTGAAGGTTTCCTGACTACGCTCAAACAATCCCTGAAAGAGAAAAAAATCACGCAATCTGTTATTGACCTGGCCTGCCGCAGAATTCTGGAGTCAAAATATAAACTGGGTCTGTTTGAAGATCCCTATAAATATGTTGATGAAGAGCGTGCAAAAACTGAGATTCTTTCAGTCCAGAACAGACTGGATGCCAGAAATATTGCTGCTGCTTCTATGGTGTTATTGAAAAATAACAATCAGTTACTGCCGTTGAAGAAAAATGCGAAGATTGCGCTAATCGGCCCTCTGGCAGATAATAAGCGTGATATGATTGGTAACTGGAGTGCAGCTGGTGACTGGAAAAAAGCCATCAGTGTACTGGAAGGGCTGAAAAATGTTGCACCTGAAATGGATATTACTTATGCTAAAGGTGCCAACCTGGTGGATAATGCAGCAATCCTTAAACAGATCAATTTTAATGGAGCTGATATCATTGCTGATGCAAAATCACCACAGCAATTAATTGATGAAGCTGTAGCTACAGCTAAAAAGGCCGATATTGCCGTGGTCGTTTTAGGAGAAAGTGCTTTAATGGGTGGTGAAGCGACCAGCCGTACCAATCTTGATCTGCTGCCTAATCAAAAGGAATTATTAAAAGCACTGACTGCAACGGGTAAGCCTGTTGTTCTGGTCCTGATGAACAGCCGTCCGCTGACACTGGAGTGGGAAGATGCAAATGTTCCGGCAATTCTGGAAACATGGTTCAGTGGTACCGAATCAGGAAATGCAATTGCAGATGTGCTGGTTGGAAATTATAATCCTGCTGGTAAACTGACAGCTACCTTCCCCAAAAATGTAGGTCAGATCCCGCTGTATTATAACCACAAAAACACGGGCCGTCCTTATGACGGTATTTCAAACGAAAAATTCAAATCCCGCTATATAGATAGTTCAAACGACCCTTTGTACCCGTTTGGTTTCGGTCTGAGCTATACAGATTTCAGTTTCTCACCAGTTAAATTAGATAAATCATCGATGAAAAGCGGTCAGACTATCAAAGCTACAGTAGAGGTAAAAAACACTGGAAATTTTGATGGACAGGAAGTAGTTCAGCTATATCTCCAGGATATTTATGGCTCTGTGACCCACCCGGTTAAAGAGCTAAAAGGTTTTCAAAAAATATTCTTAAAAAAGGGTGAATCGAAGCAAATTACATTTACCATTGATACAGAAATGCTTAAATTTTATAACACTGATTTAAAGTTCGCAGCCGAGTCCGGCGACTTTAACGTATTCACAGGACCAAATTCGAGAGACGTCTCCTCAGCAAAATTTAGTTTTACGCTTTAG